From a single Microbacterium terrisoli genomic region:
- a CDS encoding O-antigen ligase family protein yields MTSTSAALRWLERLGPTWANVWRWVLFAAGVALAVYFLLVRGLVHDAIPAFVIAGLVIGAALTMRVSMAIPLMATPVLFVVTRLGFGGIDLTVSDAALAAAFGTAVLLGTRPFSRELRALLWCNAVYQFATVLTVIVNPYIQNTVEWFHAWLLVSGALVMGWALGSAGYARLALRLMVTAAVVIAIGTFATGAVQYVHGDFVGVYPTWPFAMHKNFAGTVMAFAALIVYINPDWARCAKNPRRALMITLIVAILMTQSRQALIGLMIAIVLVVSRRRLSGHSRAVLLLLIPATWMIISMVNDQIQSQNKFNSVFQRLDWLRELYAYWKHSPIFGHGLRFWYVDPTIHYQPPQGEVEVLVSAGIVGLLGFAIMWVGMIIVLWRMDPVYGTLAATVVISRLVQGQFDLFWVSSQVSIPFVIAGICLGAKAWVERHPPSMVQGAAFPGTFVTTALPLSGLHRASRDRL; encoded by the coding sequence ATGACGTCGACGAGCGCAGCGCTGCGATGGCTCGAGCGCCTGGGCCCGACCTGGGCCAACGTGTGGCGCTGGGTGCTGTTCGCCGCCGGTGTCGCTCTCGCCGTCTATTTCCTGCTGGTGCGTGGTCTCGTCCACGACGCGATCCCCGCCTTCGTGATCGCGGGCCTTGTGATCGGTGCAGCCCTCACGATGCGGGTGTCGATGGCGATCCCCCTCATGGCCACCCCCGTGCTGTTCGTGGTCACACGCCTTGGTTTCGGCGGGATCGACCTCACTGTCTCTGACGCCGCGCTGGCCGCGGCCTTCGGGACTGCGGTGCTGCTCGGCACGCGCCCGTTCAGCCGGGAACTGCGGGCCCTGCTCTGGTGCAACGCCGTCTACCAGTTCGCGACGGTCCTGACCGTCATCGTCAACCCTTACATTCAGAACACCGTCGAGTGGTTCCATGCCTGGCTGCTCGTGTCGGGGGCATTGGTGATGGGATGGGCCCTGGGCAGCGCCGGCTACGCGCGCCTCGCCCTGCGGCTCATGGTGACGGCTGCGGTCGTCATCGCCATCGGCACATTCGCCACGGGTGCTGTGCAATACGTTCACGGCGACTTCGTGGGCGTCTACCCAACGTGGCCGTTTGCCATGCACAAGAACTTCGCCGGCACCGTCATGGCGTTTGCCGCCCTCATCGTCTATATCAACCCGGACTGGGCGCGGTGCGCGAAAAACCCACGACGCGCGTTGATGATCACCTTGATCGTTGCGATCCTGATGACGCAGTCACGTCAAGCGCTCATCGGCCTCATGATCGCGATCGTGCTCGTGGTCAGTCGTCGCCGATTGTCCGGTCATTCACGTGCGGTGCTGCTGCTGCTGATCCCGGCGACCTGGATGATCATCTCGATGGTCAACGATCAGATCCAGTCGCAGAACAAGTTCAACTCGGTGTTCCAGCGGCTGGACTGGCTGCGTGAGCTGTACGCCTATTGGAAGCACTCACCGATCTTCGGCCACGGACTGCGGTTCTGGTATGTCGATCCGACGATCCACTATCAGCCTCCGCAGGGCGAGGTCGAAGTGCTCGTCTCGGCGGGGATCGTGGGTTTGCTCGGCTTCGCGATCATGTGGGTCGGCATGATCATCGTGCTGTGGCGGATGGATCCGGTCTACGGCACGCTCGCCGCCACAGTGGTGATCAGCCGCCTCGTGCAGGGTCAGTTCGACTTGTTCTGGGTCAGCTCGCAGGTGTCGATCCCGTTCGTCATCGCAGGCATCTGCCTGGGTGCGAAGGCCTGGGTGGAGCGACATCCACCATCGATGGTGCAGGGTGCCGCGTTCCCCGGCACCTTCGTGACCACCGCACTGCCACTGTCCGGGCTGCATCGGGCGTCGCGCGATCGTCTGTAG
- a CDS encoding PqqD family peptide modification chaperone, protein MTARLALAAGVASIHIDDVSYAAVVPDGPIVVLDGIAAVIWELLRMDGDADTLRTRVADRLIDPPDDLDAAIANFVMSLHEQGLLATEH, encoded by the coding sequence ATGACCGCTCGGCTCGCTCTCGCCGCAGGGGTTGCGTCCATCCACATCGACGATGTCTCATACGCCGCCGTGGTGCCCGATGGCCCGATCGTCGTACTGGACGGCATCGCCGCCGTCATCTGGGAGCTGCTTCGCATGGATGGCGATGCCGACACCTTGAGGACGCGCGTCGCAGATCGGCTTATCGATCCGCCAGACGACCTGGACGCGGCGATTGCGAACTTCGTTATGTCGCTGCATGAACAGGGCCTGCTGGCGACAGAGCACTGA
- a CDS encoding 2-nitropropane dioxygenase, which yields MANEPVQIPQAARLKLCRAAVQVIADQASVDMLHIKGDAVDGSLRDTVDPGSDVDVLVRPSHVARLHAHLLQHGWRVYSSFFFGSPFGHAQTYLHEQWGYLDLHRLFPGIERDPVEAFDVLWSERRPIDIATVAGAVPSVAAQRVILLLNSARNSRQAVVERLWTSSPAVDRAATMALVHRLQADVGFAAATGDLDRHRSARSYPLWRVITRGGTRAEEWRARIRAAPTTRDRMLLILRAPAVNIEHLEHQLGRPPRPTDVARAFVARPALAVREWLGRKRARR from the coding sequence ATGGCTAACGAGCCGGTGCAGATACCTCAGGCGGCTCGCCTGAAGCTGTGCCGTGCGGCCGTCCAGGTGATCGCGGATCAGGCGAGCGTCGACATGCTGCACATCAAGGGCGACGCCGTCGACGGCTCTCTTCGCGACACTGTGGACCCTGGTAGTGACGTCGATGTACTGGTGCGCCCTTCGCATGTCGCGCGGCTGCACGCCCACTTGCTGCAGCACGGCTGGCGCGTATACAGCTCGTTCTTCTTCGGTTCGCCGTTCGGCCACGCGCAGACCTACCTGCACGAGCAGTGGGGCTACCTCGATCTGCACCGTCTGTTCCCCGGCATCGAGCGCGACCCCGTCGAAGCGTTCGATGTGCTGTGGTCCGAGCGCCGGCCGATCGATATCGCGACCGTCGCGGGCGCCGTGCCCTCAGTCGCCGCACAACGGGTGATCCTGCTTCTGAACAGTGCACGCAATTCACGCCAGGCCGTTGTCGAGCGGCTCTGGACGTCTTCACCCGCCGTCGACCGGGCCGCCACGATGGCCTTGGTGCACAGGCTTCAGGCCGATGTCGGTTTCGCGGCCGCGACAGGTGACCTCGACCGCCACCGCAGCGCCCGCAGCTACCCGCTGTGGCGCGTCATCACTCGCGGAGGCACGCGTGCCGAAGAGTGGCGGGCTCGCATCCGCGCCGCCCCGACGACGCGAGACAGGATGCTGTTGATCCTGCGGGCGCCCGCCGTCAACATCGAGCACCTCGAACATCAGCTCGGCCGCCCGCCCCGCCCCACAGACGTCGCGCGAGCGTTCGTGGCGCGCCCGGCGCTGGCCGTGCGCGAGTGGCTCGGGCGAAAGCGAGCACGGCGATGA